From Pulveribacter suum, a single genomic window includes:
- a CDS encoding ATP-dependent DNA ligase, with translation MKRFAALYHALDASTSMLAKQAALRDYLHGAPPQDAAWAVYFLAGGKPRQLVPVRLLREQAREAAGLPEWLFDECHQAVGDLAETIALLLPAPTQAHALTLAEWMDTQLLPLRGLPPHEAAQRLRAQWALLAAEERLVYFKLITGAFRVGVSKLQVTQALAAVSGVDAKRIAQRLMGYTHIGARPGAEDYARLVQPQETLEDASARREASGHPYPFFLAHPLALAAEPMAEALGEPQGWLVEWKWDGIRAQLVRRGGSTWVWSRGEELVSERFPELQALGDALPDGTVIDGEILVWQPAAPGEEGAGQVRPFADLQKRIGRKALGPKILRELPVVLMAYDLLEEGGQDLRALPQHERRARLDALVAAAAYPTLLASPLLQGASWADLARQREGARALGVEGMMLKARPAQYGVGRTKDVGVWWKWKIDPLSVDAVLIYAQRGHGRRASLYTDYTFAVWDRPEGEEGRALVPFAKAYSGLTDAEIAQVDALIRKNTVESFGPVRSVRPTLVFELGFEGIARSGRHKSGIAVRFPRMLRWRRDKPVQEADTLQTLAELLPRQAP, from the coding sequence CCTGTACCACGCACTGGACGCCAGCACGTCGATGCTGGCCAAGCAGGCCGCGCTGCGCGACTACCTGCACGGCGCGCCGCCGCAGGACGCCGCCTGGGCCGTGTACTTCCTGGCCGGCGGCAAGCCGCGCCAGCTGGTGCCCGTGCGCCTGCTGCGCGAGCAGGCGCGCGAGGCCGCCGGCCTGCCCGAATGGCTGTTCGATGAATGCCACCAGGCCGTGGGCGACCTGGCCGAGACCATCGCCCTGCTGCTGCCCGCGCCCACCCAGGCCCACGCGCTGACGCTGGCCGAGTGGATGGACACGCAGCTGCTGCCCCTGCGCGGCCTGCCGCCGCACGAGGCGGCGCAGCGCCTGCGTGCCCAGTGGGCGCTGCTGGCAGCCGAAGAGCGGCTGGTGTACTTCAAGCTCATCACCGGCGCCTTCCGCGTGGGCGTGTCCAAGTTGCAGGTCACCCAGGCGCTGGCGGCCGTCAGCGGGGTGGATGCCAAGCGCATCGCCCAGCGCCTGATGGGCTACACCCATATCGGCGCCCGGCCCGGCGCCGAGGACTATGCCCGCCTGGTGCAGCCGCAGGAGACGCTGGAGGACGCCAGCGCCCGGCGCGAGGCCAGCGGCCACCCCTATCCCTTCTTCCTGGCGCATCCGCTGGCGCTGGCCGCAGAGCCCATGGCCGAGGCCCTGGGCGAGCCGCAGGGCTGGTTGGTCGAATGGAAATGGGACGGCATCCGCGCCCAGCTGGTGCGCCGGGGCGGCAGCACCTGGGTTTGGTCGCGCGGCGAGGAGCTGGTCAGCGAGCGCTTTCCCGAGCTGCAGGCGCTGGGCGACGCATTGCCGGACGGCACCGTGATCGACGGCGAGATCCTGGTCTGGCAGCCCGCCGCGCCAGGCGAAGAAGGCGCCGGCCAGGTGCGCCCCTTTGCCGATCTGCAAAAGCGCATCGGCCGCAAGGCACTGGGCCCGAAGATCCTGCGCGAGCTGCCCGTGGTGCTGATGGCCTACGACCTGCTGGAGGAAGGCGGCCAGGACCTGCGCGCCCTGCCCCAGCACGAGCGCCGCGCGCGGCTGGATGCGCTGGTGGCCGCCGCTGCCTACCCTACGCTGCTGGCCAGCCCGCTGCTGCAGGGCGCCAGCTGGGCAGACCTGGCACGCCAGCGCGAGGGCGCGCGCGCCCTGGGCGTGGAGGGCATGATGCTCAAAGCCCGCCCCGCCCAGTACGGCGTGGGCCGCACCAAGGACGTGGGCGTGTGGTGGAAGTGGAAGATCGACCCCTTGAGCGTGGACGCGGTGCTGATCTACGCCCAGCGCGGGCACGGCCGGCGCGCCAGCCTCTATACCGACTACACCTTCGCAGTGTGGGACCGCCCCGAGGGGGAAGAAGGCCGCGCGCTGGTGCCCTTTGCCAAGGCGTACTCGGGCCTCACGGACGCCGAGATCGCCCAGGTGGACGCGCTGATCCGCAAGAACACGGTGGAGAGCTTCGGCCCGGTGCGCAGCGTGCGGCCTACGCTGGTGTTTGAGCTGGGCTTTGAGGGCATCGCCAGGAGCGGCCGGCACAAGAGCGGCATCGCCGTGCGCTTTCCGCGCATGCTGCGCTGGCGCCGCGACAAGCCGGTCCAGGAGGCCGACACCCTGCAGACGCTGGCCGAGCTGCTGCCCCGGCAAGCCCCATGA